From a region of the Buteo buteo chromosome 7, bButBut1.hap1.1, whole genome shotgun sequence genome:
- the AKAP10 gene encoding A-kinase anchor protein 10, mitochondrial isoform X1, whose protein sequence is MSFFRRKGRGAAGGRPGAEGRLPASSPARLLGSGPAPPGTATGPREETRPLRSGLPANDVKGKEQEKTTDVKAIKTPIPVHSPQRSTRNHALLEAAGPSHVAINAISANMDSFSSSRTAALKKQPSHMEAAHFGDLGRSCLNYQAQETKSSLSKTLEQVLQDNVALPYFIQFMELRRMEHLVKFWLEAESFHSTTWSRIRAHSLNTVKQSSLAEPVSPSKQQEIGSSSPTGLLEERLEDSSTVCLLRTKPVDLDKNDRTSNSQNHVLLGQESDNTSVLCLRKSETGTHSVPADEQEPSKLTVSNRNSPSSALKDLSGKLMKSIERDAVSTFTKYISPDAAKPIPITEAMRNDIVAKICGEDGQVDPNCFVTAQSIVFNAMEQEHFSEFLRSHHFCKYQIEVLTSGTVYLADILFCESALFYFSEYMEKEDAVNVLQFWLAADNFQSQLAAKKGQYDGQEAQNDAMILYDKYFSLQATHPLGFDDSVRLEIESNICREGGPLPNCFTTPLRQAWTTMETVFLPGFLSSNLYYKYLNDLIHSVRGDEFPGGNIALSIHGPGSSPDSDSIGGPDGSASQSNVKKANVKILKNFDEAIIVDAASLDPESLYQRTYAGKMTFGRVSDLGQFIRESEPEPDVKKSKGSMFSQAMKKWVQGNTDEAQEEMAWRIAKMIVNDVMQQAQCEQPSEKVTKL, encoded by the exons aTGTCCTTCTTCAGGCGGAAAGGtaggggggcggcgggcgggaggccCGGGGCTGAGGGGCGGCTGCCGGCCTCGTCCCCCGCACGGCTTCTGGGCTCCGGCCCTGCCCCTCCGGGGACGGCGACGGGGCCCCGAGAGGAAACTCGGCCCCTGAGGAGCGGGCTCCCCGCAAATGACG tgaaaggcaaagaacaagaaaagacCACAGATGTGAAAGCAATTAAAA CTCCGATACCAGTACATTCCCCTCAAAGAAGCACTAGAAATCATGCCttgctggaggctgcaggaccAAGCCATGTGGCAATTAATGCCATCTCTGCCAACATGGACTCTTTTTCTAGCAGTCGGACAGCTGCCCTTAAGAAGCAGCCAAGTCACATGGAAGCTGCTCATTTTGGAGACTTAG gcaGATCGTGTCTGAATTACCAGGCTCAAGAGACCAAATCAAGCCTTTCAAAGACCCTTGAACAAGTTCTGCAGGACAATGTAGCCCTCCCTTATTTTATCCAGTTTATGGAACTACGCAGAATGGAACACTTGGTTAAGTTTTGGTTAGAGGCTGAAAGCTTCCACTCCACAACATGGTCCCGTATAAGAGCACATAGCTTGAACACAGTTAAGCAGAGTTCGTTGGCAGAACCAGTGTCACCCTCGAAACAGCAGGAAATTGGGTCGTCTTCTCCAACTGGATTGCTTGAGGAGAGACTGGAGGATTCTAGCACAGTCTGTCTGCTCAGGACCAAGCCAGTGGATTTGGACAAGAACGACAGAACTAGCAACAGCCAGAACCACGTGCTCTTGGGTCAGGAGAGTGATAATACCAGTGTTCTTTGTCTAAGAAAATCTGAGACAGGGACCCATTCTGTTCCAGCTGATGAGCAAGAACCTTCCAAGCTTACAGTATCAAATAGAAACAGCCCCTCCTCTGCACTAAAAGACTTGTCAGGAAAACTCATGAAAA GTATAGAACGGGATGCAGTTAGTACTTTTACCAAATATATTTCTCCAGATGCTGCTAAACCAATACCTATTACAGAAGCAATGAGAAATGACATAGTTG CAAAGATTTGTGGGGAAGACGGACAAGTGGATCCCAACTGTTTTGTTACAGCACAGTCAATAGTGTTTAATGCAATGGAACAAGA GCACTTTAGTGAATTTTTGCGAAGTCATCATTTTTGTAAATACCAGATTGAGGTGCTGACTAGCGGGACTGTTTATCTGGCTGACATACTTTTCTGTGAATCGGCCCTGTTCTATTTCTCTGAG TACATGGAGAAGGAAGATGCAGTTAACGTATTGCAGTTCTGGTTGGCAGCAGATAACTTCCAGTCTCAACTTGCTGCCAAAAAAGGCCAGTACGATGGGCAAGAAGCACAGAATGATGCCATGATTTTATATGACAA GTACTTCTCCCTTCAAGCCACGCATCCGCTTGGGTTTGATGACTCGGTGAGGTTAGAGATTGAATCCAACATCTGCAGGGAAGGTGGTCCTCTCCCTAACTGTTTCACTACTCCCTTGCGGCAGGCGTGGACTACCATGGAGACG GTTTTTTTACCTGGTTTCTTGTCCAGCAACCTTTACTACAAATACTTGAATGATCTCATCCATTCAGTACGAGGAGATGAATTTCCAGGAGGGAATATTGCACTGAGTATTCATGGCCCCGGTAGCTCTCCTGATAGTGATTCTATAGGGGGCCCGGATGGCTCTGCCTCCCAG tCCAATGTCAAAAAGGCTAATgttaaaatcctgaaaaatttTGATGAAGCAATAATTGTAGATGCTGCAAGTCTGGATCCAGAATCTTTATATCAACGAACATATGCAGG GAAGATGACGTTTGGACGAGTCAGTGACCTGGGACAGTTTATCAGAGAATCTGAACCGGAGCCTGATGTCAAAAAATCAAAAG GGTCCATGTTTTCACAAGCAATGAAGAAATGGGTTCAAGGAAACACAGATGAG
- the AKAP10 gene encoding A-kinase anchor protein 10, mitochondrial isoform X2, with translation MSFFRRKVKGKEQEKTTDVKAIKTPIPVHSPQRSTRNHALLEAAGPSHVAINAISANMDSFSSSRTAALKKQPSHMEAAHFGDLGRSCLNYQAQETKSSLSKTLEQVLQDNVALPYFIQFMELRRMEHLVKFWLEAESFHSTTWSRIRAHSLNTVKQSSLAEPVSPSKQQEIGSSSPTGLLEERLEDSSTVCLLRTKPVDLDKNDRTSNSQNHVLLGQESDNTSVLCLRKSETGTHSVPADEQEPSKLTVSNRNSPSSALKDLSGKLMKSIERDAVSTFTKYISPDAAKPIPITEAMRNDIVAKICGEDGQVDPNCFVTAQSIVFNAMEQEHFSEFLRSHHFCKYQIEVLTSGTVYLADILFCESALFYFSEYMEKEDAVNVLQFWLAADNFQSQLAAKKGQYDGQEAQNDAMILYDKYFSLQATHPLGFDDSVRLEIESNICREGGPLPNCFTTPLRQAWTTMETVFLPGFLSSNLYYKYLNDLIHSVRGDEFPGGNIALSIHGPGSSPDSDSIGGPDGSASQSNVKKANVKILKNFDEAIIVDAASLDPESLYQRTYAGKMTFGRVSDLGQFIRESEPEPDVKKSKGSMFSQAMKKWVQGNTDEAQEEMAWRIAKMIVNDVMQQAQCEQPSEKVTKL, from the exons aTGTCCTTCTTCAGGCGGAAAG tgaaaggcaaagaacaagaaaagacCACAGATGTGAAAGCAATTAAAA CTCCGATACCAGTACATTCCCCTCAAAGAAGCACTAGAAATCATGCCttgctggaggctgcaggaccAAGCCATGTGGCAATTAATGCCATCTCTGCCAACATGGACTCTTTTTCTAGCAGTCGGACAGCTGCCCTTAAGAAGCAGCCAAGTCACATGGAAGCTGCTCATTTTGGAGACTTAG gcaGATCGTGTCTGAATTACCAGGCTCAAGAGACCAAATCAAGCCTTTCAAAGACCCTTGAACAAGTTCTGCAGGACAATGTAGCCCTCCCTTATTTTATCCAGTTTATGGAACTACGCAGAATGGAACACTTGGTTAAGTTTTGGTTAGAGGCTGAAAGCTTCCACTCCACAACATGGTCCCGTATAAGAGCACATAGCTTGAACACAGTTAAGCAGAGTTCGTTGGCAGAACCAGTGTCACCCTCGAAACAGCAGGAAATTGGGTCGTCTTCTCCAACTGGATTGCTTGAGGAGAGACTGGAGGATTCTAGCACAGTCTGTCTGCTCAGGACCAAGCCAGTGGATTTGGACAAGAACGACAGAACTAGCAACAGCCAGAACCACGTGCTCTTGGGTCAGGAGAGTGATAATACCAGTGTTCTTTGTCTAAGAAAATCTGAGACAGGGACCCATTCTGTTCCAGCTGATGAGCAAGAACCTTCCAAGCTTACAGTATCAAATAGAAACAGCCCCTCCTCTGCACTAAAAGACTTGTCAGGAAAACTCATGAAAA GTATAGAACGGGATGCAGTTAGTACTTTTACCAAATATATTTCTCCAGATGCTGCTAAACCAATACCTATTACAGAAGCAATGAGAAATGACATAGTTG CAAAGATTTGTGGGGAAGACGGACAAGTGGATCCCAACTGTTTTGTTACAGCACAGTCAATAGTGTTTAATGCAATGGAACAAGA GCACTTTAGTGAATTTTTGCGAAGTCATCATTTTTGTAAATACCAGATTGAGGTGCTGACTAGCGGGACTGTTTATCTGGCTGACATACTTTTCTGTGAATCGGCCCTGTTCTATTTCTCTGAG TACATGGAGAAGGAAGATGCAGTTAACGTATTGCAGTTCTGGTTGGCAGCAGATAACTTCCAGTCTCAACTTGCTGCCAAAAAAGGCCAGTACGATGGGCAAGAAGCACAGAATGATGCCATGATTTTATATGACAA GTACTTCTCCCTTCAAGCCACGCATCCGCTTGGGTTTGATGACTCGGTGAGGTTAGAGATTGAATCCAACATCTGCAGGGAAGGTGGTCCTCTCCCTAACTGTTTCACTACTCCCTTGCGGCAGGCGTGGACTACCATGGAGACG GTTTTTTTACCTGGTTTCTTGTCCAGCAACCTTTACTACAAATACTTGAATGATCTCATCCATTCAGTACGAGGAGATGAATTTCCAGGAGGGAATATTGCACTGAGTATTCATGGCCCCGGTAGCTCTCCTGATAGTGATTCTATAGGGGGCCCGGATGGCTCTGCCTCCCAG tCCAATGTCAAAAAGGCTAATgttaaaatcctgaaaaatttTGATGAAGCAATAATTGTAGATGCTGCAAGTCTGGATCCAGAATCTTTATATCAACGAACATATGCAGG GAAGATGACGTTTGGACGAGTCAGTGACCTGGGACAGTTTATCAGAGAATCTGAACCGGAGCCTGATGTCAAAAAATCAAAAG GGTCCATGTTTTCACAAGCAATGAAGAAATGGGTTCAAGGAAACACAGATGAG